In Lacrimispora indolis DSM 755, a genomic segment contains:
- a CDS encoding ABC transporter ATP-binding protein produces the protein MALLEIKNLGISFGGLRAVDNFSITIEKGQLYGLIGPNGAGKTTIFNLLTGVYKPNAGTIFLGDENITGKKTVDINRAGIARTFQNIRLFKELTVLDNVKTGLHNSYPYGTVTGILRLPKYFKVEKEMDERAIELLKVFGLDGEKDILASNLPYGKQRKLEIARALATGPKLLLLDEPAAGMNPNETSELMDTIRFVRDNFDMTILLIEHDMKLVSGICERLTVLNFGQVLTQGKTADVLNDPEVIKAYLGE, from the coding sequence ATGGCTTTACTGGAAATCAAGAATCTTGGAATTTCATTTGGCGGCCTGCGTGCCGTAGATAATTTCAGCATCACCATTGAAAAAGGGCAGCTTTATGGTCTCATTGGCCCTAACGGAGCCGGTAAAACCACAATCTTTAACCTTTTAACCGGTGTGTATAAACCGAATGCAGGCACCATTTTTTTAGGTGATGAGAATATTACAGGAAAAAAAACAGTGGATATCAACAGGGCCGGAATTGCAAGGACCTTTCAGAATATCCGTCTGTTTAAGGAATTGACCGTTCTTGATAACGTTAAGACCGGCCTTCACAACAGTTATCCCTATGGCACGGTCACAGGGATACTCCGCCTTCCAAAGTACTTTAAAGTGGAAAAAGAGATGGATGAGCGGGCCATAGAACTTTTAAAGGTATTTGGTCTTGATGGAGAAAAGGATATCCTTGCTTCCAACCTTCCATACGGAAAGCAGAGGAAGCTGGAGATCGCCCGCGCCCTTGCAACAGGCCCTAAGCTTTTGCTTCTTGACGAGCCGGCGGCCGGCATGAATCCCAACGAAACCTCAGAGCTTATGGACACCATTCGCTTTGTACGGGACAATTTTGATATGACCATCCTGTTGATTGAACACGATATGAAGCTTGTCTCCGGCATTTGTGAAAGGCTGACCGTATTAAATTTCGGCCAGGTCCTCACCCAGGGAAAAACGGCGGATGTGCTCAATGATCCGGAAGTCATCAAGGCATATCTGGGAGAATAA
- a CDS encoding ABC transporter ATP-binding protein: MAILEVNNLEVYYGVIKALKDISFEVKEGEIVALIGANGAGKTTTLHTITGLIKAASGRIQFDGHDITKIRGDKIVGMGMAHVPEGRRVFAALTVYENLKLGAYTRRDKDEIEETLQMIYKRFPRLLERKNQPAGTLSGGEQQMLAMGRALMSHPKVIVLDEPSMGLSPIYVNEIFDIIQEINKSGTTVLLVEQNAKKALSIANRAYVLETGAIVLSGDAKELMNNDSVKKAYLSE; encoded by the coding sequence ATGGCAATACTTGAAGTAAACAACTTAGAAGTATATTATGGCGTCATCAAGGCGCTTAAGGATATTTCCTTTGAAGTAAAGGAAGGGGAGATCGTAGCCTTAATCGGCGCTAACGGCGCAGGAAAGACTACGACTCTTCATACCATAACCGGTCTTATAAAGGCAGCCTCCGGCAGAATACAGTTTGACGGCCACGATATTACAAAAATACGGGGCGACAAAATTGTAGGTATGGGAATGGCTCATGTTCCGGAAGGACGGCGTGTTTTTGCCGCTCTGACCGTTTATGAAAATTTAAAGCTTGGCGCTTACACAAGGCGGGATAAAGACGAGATAGAAGAAACCTTACAAATGATCTACAAGCGTTTCCCCAGACTCTTGGAGAGAAAGAACCAGCCTGCAGGAACCTTAAGCGGAGGTGAGCAGCAGATGCTGGCCATGGGCCGGGCACTGATGAGCCATCCAAAGGTGATCGTCCTGGATGAGCCGTCAATGGGGCTTTCTCCGATTTATGTGAACGAGATTTTCGATATTATACAGGAAATCAACAAATCAGGAACCACGGTTTTATTGGTGGAGCAGAACGCCAAAAAGGCTTTGTCCATTGCAAACCGCGCTTATGTTCTGGAAACGGGCGCCATTGTTTTAAGCGGTGATGCCAAAGAATTAATGAACAATGACTCCGTAAAGAAAGCATATCTAAGCGAATAA